Proteins encoded together in one Deltaproteobacteria bacterium window:
- a CDS encoding ferritin-like domain-containing protein — protein MEYAQRNPLPVPPGGAYEPIKATIDSVFDWQYALRKRNLLNLYEKGKTLAWNANDLDWSTDVDIERLVRQRVANGLAPMINAMLSPPVHLGDDEVIRMQLHLNAFMLSQFLHGEQGALLATAKIVQGVPWAEAKFYAANQVADEARHVEVYHR, from the coding sequence ATGGAGTACGCCCAGCGGAATCCGCTCCCGGTGCCGCCCGGCGGCGCGTACGAGCCGATCAAGGCGACGATCGACAGCGTCTTCGACTGGCAATACGCGCTCCGCAAGCGGAACCTGCTCAACCTCTACGAGAAAGGGAAGACGCTCGCCTGGAACGCCAACGACCTCGACTGGTCCACCGACGTCGACATCGAGCGTCTCGTGCGCCAGCGCGTCGCCAACGGCCTCGCGCCGATGATCAACGCGATGCTGAGCCCGCCCGTCCACCTCGGCGACGACGAGGTGATCCGGATGCAGCTCCACCTGAACGCCTTCATGCTCTCGCAGTTCCTGCACGGGGAGCAGGGGGCGCTCCTGGCGACGGCGAAGATCGTGCAGGGCGTGCCGTGGGCCGAGGCGAAGTTCTACGCCGCCAACCAGGTCGCCGACGAGGCACGCCACGTCGAGGTCTACCACCGCTGA
- a CDS encoding TetR/AcrR family transcriptional regulator, which translates to MLILIVAQTIAFPLQTVAGPKQARSERTLQRLLDAAQVLIEEKGHAAVSIPEIARRARSSVGGFYARFRDKNELLRALEERHFIEVWQRLEALADARRWENVSTAQVVEAAVAELVSVTRERRRLIAAFLVSAIQDPAIREGGLRFRRRVEECIRGLLLPRRGEMDHPDPALAVDLAVQTAFALMNHHVLIEKTEAAGRPLSDDELRRELTTMFLRYVGIARPASSRTKARKRRR; encoded by the coding sequence ATTCTGATTCTGATCGTGGCCCAGACCATCGCCTTCCCGCTCCAGACCGTCGCCGGCCCCAAGCAGGCGCGCAGCGAGCGCACCCTCCAGCGCCTCCTCGACGCGGCCCAGGTCCTCATCGAGGAGAAGGGCCATGCGGCGGTCTCGATCCCCGAGATCGCGCGGCGCGCGCGCTCGTCGGTGGGCGGCTTCTACGCCCGCTTCCGGGACAAGAACGAGCTGCTGCGGGCGCTCGAGGAGCGACACTTCATCGAGGTGTGGCAGCGCCTGGAGGCGCTGGCCGACGCCCGGCGATGGGAGAACGTGAGCACCGCGCAGGTCGTCGAAGCGGCGGTCGCCGAGCTCGTCTCGGTGACCCGCGAGCGGCGCCGGCTGATCGCGGCCTTCCTGGTCAGCGCCATCCAGGACCCCGCCATTCGCGAGGGGGGGCTGCGTTTCCGCCGTCGGGTCGAGGAGTGCATCCGGGGGCTGCTGCTCCCCCGTCGCGGCGAGATGGACCATCCCGATCCGGCGCTCGCCGTCGACCTCGCCGTGCAGACCGCCTTCGCACTCATGAACCATCACGTCCTGATCGAGAAGACCGAGGCCGCCGGCCGCCCGCTGTCCGACGACGAGCTCCGGCGGGAGCTCACGACGATGTTTCTCCGCTACGTCGGCATCGCACGGCCGGCATCGAGCCGGACGAAGGCACGCAAACGCAGGAGGTAG